The DNA sequence TGATTATTTCATTCGTTATTATAACTGCTCTCAAAAACAATGTCAAAGCATTCTTAAAGTACTATAATGGTAATATTAAACATTACTTAAGTAACAAAAAACTCTACAGAATAATCTGCAGAGCTTAAAATTAGACAGTATGTTCAACTTTCTTTCTGTTCTTGGCTTTAGCTATAAGCAAAGCAATAATAGGAATGATCAAGACTGCTGGTAAAGCAAGCCAAAGCTGCTCAGTCATACCTATGATCAAATAACCGAAAGCTGATGCAATTGCAGCAAGCAATGCATAAGGGAACTGGGTCATAACGTGATCGATATGGTTCGCTCCTGCTCCAGTCGATGAAAGAATCGTTGAATCTGATATTGGCGAACAATGATCTCCAAAGACTGATCCTGCAAGTATTGCCGACAACGTCGGAAGCAACAAGTTGATGTCGACCTTGAGTACAACTTCAGCACCGATTGCTAGCATAATTCCAAAAGTGCCCCAAGATGTACCAGTCGCGAGCGCCATGATACCCGATATTACGAAGAAAACAAGTGGCAGCATCGTTGGCTTAAGAGTGGACTGTTGTACATAATTGGCAAGAATTTCGCCAGTCTTCAGATCAGAAATAATGGAACCTACAATCCAAGCAAGCAACAGGATATATATTGCTGGGAGCATCGTCTTAATGCCTTCCCACAATATTTTCCCACCATTTGCTCGCGGAGCCTTTTGAGTGAAATGAAGGGCGAAGCCGACGATTACAGCGACAACTCCTCCTGAAAACAGACTTAGGTTTACATTCGTTTCAGCAAAAATCGTTAGAACAGTCGGGTTTGAACCGCTAGCTTTGAACCCTGTATAAATCATCATGATTACGGTAACAGCGATCAGTGTGATGATCGGCACAAGCAGATGACGAACCCGTCCTTCTTCATGAGGTTCAAATGTTGAACTGAGATCTCCGGCAACTTTAGCTTTTTTCGGATCCGGATCAATAAGCTGACCGGTTTCCATAGCACGCTTTTCATGTTTACGCATTGGACCGAGATCCATTGAAAAAAGAGCTGTAAGAAAAACGAGCAGTAATGCAGTCAAAGCATAGAAATTGTAAGGAATCATTTCTACAAAAGATGTAAGGGGTTTCATATCTCTGATTCCATTGGCTGCGAAAATACTGCCAAGAATCCCGATGATAAAAGCTCCCCAACTCGAAATTGGTGAAATAACAGTGACCGGTGCAGCTGTCGAGTCTATGTAATATGCAAGTTTCGCCCTTGACACTCGATGTCTGTCTGTAAGCGGGCGGGCAACTTGTCCAACGGCGAGTGCATTGAAATAATCATCGATAAAAATGATAATTCCAAGAAGTACAGTCATCAACTGGGCACCAGCACGGGTTTTTACTCGTCTGATCATCCACTCACCAAAAGCAAGGCTGCCACCTGAAGCAGCGAGCAATGCTGTCATTATACCGAGCAATAGCAGGAACGCAAGCAACAGAAGATTGCCGCTGTTGACCGCTCCTTCCGTATAGAAAATATTAGCAAAGTCCTTCCATATTTCTTTCAAGGTTCCTAAGATTGAGAAATCATTAAGAATAAGTGCACCAGCGATAATCCCGGTCCCAAGCGAGAGCAGGACCTTTCTTGTGGCCAAAACGAGCACAAGCATGATCACAGCGGGAAGCAAGGAAAGAATTTCTTGTGTATCCATATAAACTAAAGCCTCCAAATAATTTTTGCAGGTAAGACTGTCCAGTCAGATTAGACAACATGATGGCAAAATAAAAAGCAATGATAGAAAATAACCTATCATTGCTTTATCAATATACGTTATCCTCCACCGATCAATAGTCCTCCATGCAGAATATGCATGACAGTACATTCCCTGTTCGAAAACATACCAGAATCATGAACGCGACTTCCATGAAACTTCGGCGGCAGATCCTTTCACTGGCAATCATTGGTGTCATCCTCCTGCCGGCTACTTATATATGCCGCGCCTCTACCTCACCGATTATAAGGTTGGCTATGAATTTGTATATATAGTCTATCAAACTATCAATCCTTCTTCAAGCTGTCTTTTGGCAGTGAAATGGAAGGTCCTTCCCCATTTCCACTATAAAATTCAGGAACCTTTCCATTTACAATTCCAGAAGTGATGAATATCTTTGTCTCAACTTCAGAGACTGAAGAAGAAAATGGCATTACGATTTGGACATTGACATTCACACTAATATAAAGCTTATACAGCGCAGAGTTGATACCGAACTCCTCTACCTCATGAATGACATCGGTTTTAATATTACCGACAATCTCAAAATGTACAGGAATCTTAGGCCCGAGATTAGCCAACACTGAGTTGCCTGTCGCCTGACCGATAGGTATTTCTACTACAGTAGGATCCCGCTGTGCAAGATCCGAAGCCGTATTTCCGTAATCTTCTGGTTTCAGATTCGGATCCTCTGTATCAATTGTCGCTCCCTTATTCATATTATGAAGGTAGTATTCAACCCTGTCTGTCGAGGTCCGCAAGATTCTGTTAATTGCAGCCGAGTTCCAGGATGTACTTGTCACTTCCCCATTATGGTCGTACTTTTCCTCTATCAAATTATCGAACTCAACATCTTCTGTAAACTCGACAGCTGCATTGATCGCTCTTGTAGCAAATTCATCTGTCTTGATTTCAGCAATATCTATCAATGTCGGCTTAATGCCGCGATCTACGAGCCAAAAACTGAGCAAAACAAGGATTATAAAACAAATAAAAGTGCATGCAAAAATGGCCTTTGGCGCAGGAGGTGTCCTCTTTTTGCGGAATCTTTTCCGAAATGCCACGCAACATACCCCCTTGCAGCCAGTTTATGCTGGCCACAAGGGGGTTAGAATGGATAAATTTCTAGTATTAGACTTGCTTTGGCGCAGACTGTTCAGTCAAGCGGAGCAGAGCATCCTTCCCTTTCATACCGGGTTCCCAGCCGAATTGCTGACGTGAAGCTTCCGTAACAAGTTCCAAAGGCGCTTCCAGTAAATCATCAATGGAGCGCACTCCTCGGGCCCTTCCGGCGATTACTTCACGATCCCGAAGCGCTGTATCAAGAATGCCTACATCTAATGCCGCACACATAATATATCCTGTCTCGTTTGTTACGACTAACAAGTTCGTCTTTGGCAAAGCGACACGAACAGAAGTAAAAGTCTTACCTTCAATTTCAATTGGGTTCACATGAATCATGATGTAATTCTCCTCCTCTGCAATCAGCCTATGCAGAGGCAACACGTCCAGTTACCCTTTTTATGGCAATCTTTGCAAAGCAAGCAGCAACAAGTCTCGAAGGAACTCAGGCAGGAAATACTTCTTCTCCCTCGCCTTTGCTATCTCGGGGAACAATCTTCCAAAAGTGAAACTGTCTGCTGTTGCGAGCTTGTAATTGCCTTTTAGATCTATCTCTTCCCCATGAATTTTAGCCGATTTAATGAATGACAGGTCGGCTTTCTCTTCTCTAATTGGTTCAATCCCGGAAAGAACCATCTTGCCAATCACTTTGCCGCGAAAGCCGAACCCCTTCAATTCATAATGAGTCAATTCTTCTGTTTCACCGGCTCGGATGATCTCAAGCAATTCATCACCGTCTACCTCTACAACACATGGATTAATTGGATGCGGACATATACGATGCAAATCACCGCGTGTCACTTTGCCTGCGGTAAGATCCCCAAGAATGACACCTGAATTCAGCATGGCACAATCCGCCCCTGTCCACTCCTCCATCGTTTCCGTAAGAGCTTGCATGAGTGGAGTCTTTTTAAACCAGTCCTTTTTTAAATCATAATTCAATTCAGCAACTGTAACAGAAAGCTTCCGTTCTGCATCCTTTTCCAATTTCTTTAGACTGTCTGCAGTTTGCCCGTCTTCAGGATAGGTTTCCAGGTTTTCTGCATGTCCTGATTTTTCTGTAACCCTATTAAGTATAAGATCCCATTCTATATGAACAGCACCTGCATAATGGCATCCTTTTCCTGCAGCCGTAAGCAGTACACCGTTTACATATTTGCCGTTCTTGAGAAGATGATGAGTATGGCCTCCCATAATAATATCAATCTCCGGCCAAGCTTGCGCAATCTTTTCATCCTCTGACAGTCCAAGATGCGATAATAAAATAAGTATATCGTGCTCAGCTTTCAAGCTGGCAATCTCATCACCAAGAAAACGTTCTGGATCACTAATTTCCCAGCCAAGTTTTTTATAAAAAGCTGCAAAAGGTGCCGTCAGTCCGATGATTCCAATTTTCGTGCCATGTCTTGTCCTGATTGTCTTGCGATCAAGCAGCCAAAATGGCTTTGTACCAGTGGCTGTTTGCAAGTTACTGCAGATGACTGTGAACTTCGAATGATCATACAAATGTTGCAAATCCTCATGTGGCAATGTGATGCCTTCATTGTTGCCCAGTGTAACAGCATCATAGCCAATATCATTCATCAGCCCAACATTTGCTTTCCCAAGCGTCGCTTCTGTAATGGCAGCTACCCGGTCAATATGGTCACCAATATCAAAGAGATAAACATCCCGATTGCGTGACTGCCACTTCGCTCTTTCATTTTTTAAATAAGCCGCAACCCGTGGCCATTGCTGAAAATTGCTATGAAAATCATTTGTAAAATAAAAATACAGCTGTTCTTGCATCATGAAAAACCCCTTATAGCATGCTGTCAACAATCAAATATAAACCGATTAGCACAAGGCAGATCTGTAAACTGCGGATGAGAGTCTTTCCATTCAAAATTTGATTTACATGGGCACCAAGCCATCCACCGATAATTGCACCTGGCACAACGTACAAAGTATAATGCCATGGAATATGGCCAAGAGCAATATGAGTGATTGCTCCTACTCCGCTGCTAAAGATGATCATGAATAAAGATGTGGCGATTGCAATATGAGCCGGGACACCAAAAAGTAAAATGAGTGAAGGCACTATCATCGATCCACCGCCAATACCAAATAAGCCTGATAACGTACCTACAAAAAAAGCAATGAAGAACGGCTTCAACCAAGAAATTCTATAACGATATTCCGTGCCATTTACAACAAGTATGCGCAGAATTCCTTTTCCATGATCGATCTTCTCCTCCCCAGACTTCATCTCAATGAGAAACAGTAAAGAAATAAGGAGAAGTAGAACACCAAAATATAAAGGGAAATTTTCCATTTGAATATAGCGGCTTAGCCAAGAACCAAAGATACCACCTGGAACACTCCCAGAAATAAGATAAAAACCAAGTCTGAAATCAACAAGTCCATTCCTAGAGTTAGAAATGGTTGATGTAATAGTAGTAAAAATCATTGCAATTAGCGAGACTCCTACGATAGATTGAGGATTGACCCACTCAAAACCAGTAAGAAAATTTGTAAAGAGTAACATAATTGGTACAAAAAGAACCCCACCGCCCAATCCAAGCAGCGCACCAGCAAAAGAGGTCGCAATTGCAGTGACAATACAAATAATATAGACCATTTTTATTCCCTATCCTATTCTTTTTAATCAAGTATAGCCGATTTACCTAGATAAGTCGCTATCCGATTATATTAATTGGAATTAAAAAGCCAGCAATGTCCGTAAACGAACATTGCTGGCTTTTTAACTTTTCTTATTCCTTAACTTCTTGTTCTTCAGCAGCCTTGCGCTCTTCTTTTAATTTCTTTTCAGCTGCTTTTTTATTTTCTTTCTCTTCCTTTTTAGCTGCTTTCTCTTTTTCTTTTTCTAGCTTCTCCTGCTGCTTCTTTTCAGATTCAGCTTTTTTTAGTTCTTCTTTCTTTTGCTTTTCTACTGCTTTTTCATCTTCTTTTTTCTGCTTTTCCGCTGCTTTTTCTTTTTCCTTTTCTAGTTTCTCCTGCTGTTTCTTTTCAGATTCAGCTTTTTTTAGTTCTTCTTTCTTTTGCTTTTCTGCTGCCTTCTCGTCTTCCTTTTTAGCTTTTTGCTGTTTCTTTATTTCATTCTCATTCTTTTTTCTTTCAGCTTTTTCTTCTTTCTTTTTTTCTTTTGCCTCAGCTTCTGCTTTTCGTTTATCAGCTTTAGCTTGCTTGTCTAACTTCTTTGTTTCTTTCTTTGATTCTTTTTCCGCTTTCTTTTTTTCTTTCTTCTCTTTTATAATAGCTTTCTTTGCTTTCTTTTTTTCCTGTATAGCTTCTTTTTTCTTTTTAACTGCTTCTTTCTTTTCCGTATTGGCCTCATTATTAGTGGTAGGATTTGTAGTCTGTTCGCTCTCATTGCTGGAAACAGATGAAGCAGCTGCCATAGATATACTTGGAGCGGAAAGGACTAGAAGACTTAATAAAGTAATAAAAACCTTTTTCACAATAATCTCTCCTTTGATGTATCATCTTGTATAACAGTTTTAGTATACTTCTATTTAAAGTTCTTGGGAAGATAAGGAAACACAATTTTTAAATTAATATAAAAAAACTCCCTGTTAGAGATAACAGGGAGTTTTCTATATAAATTAACCAATTGAACCTTCCATTTCGTGTCTGATTAGACGGTTCATTTCAACTGCATATTCCATTGGAAGTTCTTTCGTGAATGGCTCAAGGAAGCCCATTACGATCATTTCACTAGCTTCTTGTTCTCCAATACCACGGCTCATCAAGTAGAAGAGCTGTTCTTCAGAGATTTTGGAAACCTTAGCTTCATGCTCAAGTGAAACGTTATCGTTGAAGATTTCGTTGTATGGAATTGTATCAGATGTGGATTCATTATCAAGAATCAATGTATCACACTCAATTGTAGCCTTAGCGCCATCTGCTTTACGGCCGAAGTGTACAACTCCGCGGTAAGATACTTTACCACCGAACTTGGACATAGACTTCGATACGATAGAAGAAGATGTGCGTGGTGCCAAGTGGTACATCTTAGCACCTGCATCCTGGTGTTGTCCTCTACCAGCGTAAGCAATAGAAGTTGTAAGACCTCTAGCACCTTCACCTTTAAGAAGAACTGCAGGATACTTCATTGTCAACTTAGAACCAATGTTACCGTCAATCCATTCCATTGTTGCATTAGCATCACATGTCGCGCGCTTAGTAACAAGGTTGTAAACGTTGTTTG is a window from the Aciduricibacillus chroicocephali genome containing:
- a CDS encoding Na+/H+ antiporter NhaC family protein, which produces MDTQEILSLLPAVIMLVLVLATRKVLLSLGTGIIAGALILNDFSILGTLKEIWKDFANIFYTEGAVNSGNLLLLAFLLLLGIMTALLAASGGSLAFGEWMIRRVKTRAGAQLMTVLLGIIIFIDDYFNALAVGQVARPLTDRHRVSRAKLAYYIDSTAAPVTVISPISSWGAFIIGILGSIFAANGIRDMKPLTSFVEMIPYNFYALTALLLVFLTALFSMDLGPMRKHEKRAMETGQLIDPDPKKAKVAGDLSSTFEPHEEGRVRHLLVPIITLIAVTVIMMIYTGFKASGSNPTVLTIFAETNVNLSLFSGGVVAVIVGFALHFTQKAPRANGGKILWEGIKTMLPAIYILLLAWIVGSIISDLKTGEILANYVQQSTLKPTMLPLVFFVISGIMALATGTSWGTFGIMLAIGAEVVLKVDINLLLPTLSAILAGSVFGDHCSPISDSTILSSTGAGANHIDHVMTQFPYALLAAIASAFGYLIIGMTEQLWLALPAVLIIPIIALLIAKAKNRKKVEHTV
- the yunB gene encoding sporulation protein YunB, translating into MAFRKRFRKKRTPPAPKAIFACTFICFIILVLLSFWLVDRGIKPTLIDIAEIKTDEFATRAINAAVEFTEDVEFDNLIEEKYDHNGEVTSTSWNSAAINRILRTSTDRVEYYLHNMNKGATIDTEDPNLKPEDYGNTASDLAQRDPTVVEIPIGQATGNSVLANLGPKIPVHFEIVGNIKTDVIHEVEEFGINSALYKLYISVNVNVQIVMPFSSSVSEVETKIFITSGIVNGKVPEFYSGNGEGPSISLPKDSLKKD
- a CDS encoding YunC family protein, which translates into the protein MIHVNPIEIEGKTFTSVRVALPKTNLLVVTNETGYIMCAALDVGILDTALRDREVIAGRARGVRSIDDLLEAPLELVTEASRQQFGWEPGMKGKDALLRLTEQSAPKQV
- a CDS encoding bifunctional metallophosphatase/5'-nucleotidase yields the protein MMQEQLYFYFTNDFHSNFQQWPRVAAYLKNERAKWQSRNRDVYLFDIGDHIDRVAAITEATLGKANVGLMNDIGYDAVTLGNNEGITLPHEDLQHLYDHSKFTVICSNLQTATGTKPFWLLDRKTIRTRHGTKIGIIGLTAPFAAFYKKLGWEISDPERFLGDEIASLKAEHDILILLSHLGLSEDEKIAQAWPEIDIIMGGHTHHLLKNGKYVNGVLLTAAGKGCHYAGAVHIEWDLILNRVTEKSGHAENLETYPEDGQTADSLKKLEKDAERKLSVTVAELNYDLKKDWFKKTPLMQALTETMEEWTGADCAMLNSGVILGDLTAGKVTRGDLHRICPHPINPCVVEVDGDELLEIIRAGETEELTHYELKGFGFRGKVIGKMVLSGIEPIREEKADLSFIKSAKIHGEEIDLKGNYKLATADSFTFGRLFPEIAKAREKKYFLPEFLRDLLLLALQRLP
- a CDS encoding sulfite exporter TauE/SafE family protein; its protein translation is MVYIICIVTAIATSFAGALLGLGGGVLFVPIMLLFTNFLTGFEWVNPQSIVGVSLIAMIFTTITSTISNSRNGLVDFRLGFYLISGSVPGGIFGSWLSRYIQMENFPLYFGVLLLLISLLFLIEMKSGEEKIDHGKGILRILVVNGTEYRYRISWLKPFFIAFFVGTLSGLFGIGGGSMIVPSLILLFGVPAHIAIATSLFMIIFSSGVGAITHIALGHIPWHYTLYVVPGAIIGGWLGAHVNQILNGKTLIRSLQICLVLIGLYLIVDSML